The Ancylobacter sp. SL191 nucleotide sequence TCGCCGGGCGTGAAGATGTGCTTCTCGGCGTCGAACAGATGCAGCTTGCGGTAATGGCCGATGAGGCCCTGCGGGCCCACCAGCATGGCCGAATTGTAGAGCCGGTCGCCCTCCCGCTCGCAGAAGCCGCCGGCGATGTAGCCGCCATGCGCCGCGGCGAGCGCCGCCCAGCTTTCAAAGGTCGGGCCGATCAGCGGCTCGGCCGAGGCCGCGAGGCCATCCGCCTGCAGCCCATAGCCGGAGATGGCGAGCTCGGGCACCACGATCAGCCGCGCGCCCTCTCGGGCGGCGGCGTCGATCGCCCTGGCGATGCGTCGACGGCTGGTTTCCGGCTCATACAGAGGAACCGTCACCTGGATCGCCGCGACACCGATCCGCGTCATCGGCCGGGCTCCGCATCGGCGGGCAGCGCGTTGACCGCCTTGAGCAGCGCGACATCCGCCGGCGCCGGGCCGCCGACGCTGACGATGCCGACCCCGCGATCCGCCTTCACCGCATGGCGCAGACCGACCGGCACATGGACGATGCAGCCGGCATGAAAGGGGATTTCGGTGTCGTTGGTGTAGTCGCAGATCGTTCCCTGACCTTCGAGAATGAAGATCGTGTCCTCCGAGGCGACATGGACATGGGGAACGTTGGCCTCGCCCGGCTCCAGGCGCACATAGTTCATGTTGGCGTTCCACGCGCCGACGCCGGGCCAGACCACGAAACGCGCATCCTTGGAGATCAGCGGCAGGCGCAGGCTGGGATGGTCGCGATGGAAGACACGGATCGCCATGGCTCAGGCCTCGTTCTCGGCGGTGGCTCGGCCCTGGGCGAGGGCGTAGAACGCAGCATCGGGCGGGCAGGGGCCACCCACGAGGCGCATCCCGTCCGTCGCTCCCTCCAGACGGTAGCTGTCGCCCGCATCGATATGGACCATGGCGCCCTCGACGAGCGGCTGGGCGGCGCCGGAGGCGACATCGACGACCACGCCCGCACCGGCGATGACGTAGTAGACACAGTCATTCTCATGGGTCAGGGTGCGGGTGGAGCCACCCGCCCCGATGTCGATCAGATGCAGGCTGCGGAAGCGCGCCCCATTGCCGGGCCAGAGCACGGCACGAGCGGAGCCCTCGCCCTCGATGATCGGGAGCGACATTCCCTCGCGCGCGGTGTCGATCACCCGGACAGCATCGTGAGCGTGAAGCGCCTCGCCTGCATCCCCGTTCGCGACCATTGGAACCCTATCTCTGCTACAGCGGGGTGATGCCCGCGCTGGAGATGTTTATCTCATTGAATAGAGTTTAACGTAGTCAAATATATGCAAACTGGCAACGGTGCGGCTCGACTTTTTTGAACACAATTGAAATATGGAAGTGGTCAGGGGCGAAGGAGACCATCATGGATGCAGATGCCGGACCCGTCGGGGTCGAGGATGTTGCCGAGACCACGGCCAGCACGCTGGCCTCGATCGGCAACCGCATCCGCGAGGTGCGGCTGGCGCGCGGCATCACCCTGCAGGCGCTGGCGCAGATGTCGGGCGTGAGCCCGTCCATGCTCAGCCTCGTGGAGCGCGGGCGCGCCTCGCCCTCGATCGGCTCGCTGATCGTCATCGCCAATGCGCTGCAGATCACCATGGCCGACCTGATGGCGGCCGATGAGCCCAAGCAGGACCGTGTCGTCGTCCATTCCGCCGACGCGCCGATCGTCGAGACCGCCAAGCATGTGGTGCGGCGCCTGCTGCGGCAGGACCGCGACCGCGGCATCTCGGTGGCGCTCAACGAATATGAGCCGCACACCGGCAGCGCGGAGCGGCCGATCTCGCATGAGGGCTTCGAGTACGGCTTCATTCTTGAGGGCGAACTGACCGTCGAGGTCGACGGGGTCGGCCACAAGGTCGTCGCCGGCGATCTCATCGCCTATTCCTCGCGCCGCCTTCACAAGATCTGGAACCACGGCACGCGCAAGGTGCGCACGCTCTGGTTCAATCTGGAACGCGACTAGCGCGTTTCCCGCGTGATGGCCGGCGCGGTCGGCGCGCTCCGCCTCAGTCATGGCCGGCGGCCCCGGCGGCGCGCAGCAGGGCGTGCAGGCGCGAGGGCGAGACCGGCAGCCGGTCGACCGCGCCGGGCCGGCCCAGCGCGTCATCGATGGCTGAGGCGATGGCCGCTCCCACGGCGGTGATGCCGCCTTCGCCGGCGCCCTTGACGCCGAGCGGGTTGAGCGGGCTCGGCGCATCCTCGCGCAGCAGCATCTCCACCGCCGGCACCTCCTGGCAGGTCGGCATCAGATAATCGGCGAAGCTGGTGGCCAGCGGCTGGCCATAGGGGTCGTAGACGAACTCCTCCAGCAGGGCGCCGCCAATGCCCTGCGCGGCGGCGCCGACGATCTGCCCCTCGATCAGCATCGGGTTGATCGCGCGGCCGACATCATAGGCCACGACATAGCGCTCGATGGTCACGCCCGCCGTCGCCCGGTCGATGCGCACCTGCGCGAAATGCACGCCATAGGGGTAGTTCATGTGGCTGGAGGCATATTCGCCTTCGCCTTCGAGGGAGTGTCCCTGCGCGTCGAGATGCGCCGCGATCGCGGCCAGCGTGGCGCTGGCTCCGTTGGGGGCGCGGATCATGCCCGCGGCGAAGACGAGGGTCTCGCGCGGCGCCTGAAGCAGGCCCGCCGCCGCGTCGAGCGCGCGCTCGCGCAGCTGGTGGGCGGCGATATGCACGGCCGAGCCGGTCATCACCGTGACGCGCGAGGCGAAGGCGCCGAGGCCGTATTCAATCCGGTCGGTCTGGCCGTGGATGACGGTGACATCGCCGGGCGCGCAGCCCAGCACCGCGCCGGCGATCTGTGCCAGGACGGTCTCGACGCCCTGTCCCACCGAGGCGACACCGGTGACGATCTCGACCCGGCCGTCGCCGGTGACATGGATGCGGGCGAGATCCTTCGGCCCGAGCCCGCTCTTCTCGACGAAGAAGCCGAGGCCGAGGCCGACGGCTTCGCCGGCCGCGCGGCGGGCGGCGATGCGGGCCTTCAGGCGATCATAGTCGACGGCGGCCAGCAGGCGGTCGAGCAGGTCGTGATATTTGCCGGAATCCAGCACCACCTTGGTGCCCAGCGCCTCGATGCCCCGGTCGAACGGCATCGCCGCCTCCGGCACCAGATTGACCCGCCGGACCTCGACCGGATCGAGCGCCAATTCGGCGGCGATGCGGTCGATCAGGCGCTCGCGGGCGAAGGTGGATTCATAGCGACCGGGCGCCCGGTAGGTGCCCGACGGCGTCTTGTTGGTGAGGCGGATATGCCCGGCCACGCGATAGGCCGGGATCACATAGGGACCAGGCAGCAGGCCGGCGGCGAGGTCGGTGACGGTGCCGCCATGGGTGCGCACATAGGCGCCCTGATCGGTGAAGAACTCCGCATCGAGGCCGAGGATGAAGCCCCGCCCGTCCACCGCCGCGCGCAGGCGGTAGCTCTGGTCGCGCGAGTGGTTGGCGCAGAGAAGGTGCTCGCGCCGGTCCTCGATCCATTTCACCGGACGACGCAGCCGCAGCGCCGCGGCGCAGACCAGCACGTCCTCCGGGTAGAGCTCGCCGCGAATGCCGAAGCCGCCGCCGACATGCCCCTCGCTGAGGCGCACCCGCGCGGGATCGCGCTGGAGCATCCGGGCGATGGCGTCGCGGTTGTAATGCGGCACCTTGGCGGCGCCGTACATGGTCAGGAGGTCGCTGTCCTCGTCATAGACGGCGAGCGCGCCGCGCGTCTCCATCGGCACGCCGGAATGGCGGCCGACCTTCACCGACAGCTCGATCACGCGCGCGGCGGCGGCAAAGGCGGCGTCGAGATCGCCATAGCTCTTGCGGATCACCGCCGGCTCGCTCAGCAGCTCCGGCTGCGTCTGCGGCAGCACCGGCACGGGCGGGGCCAGCGGATCGAGATGCGCGTCGAGCTCCTCGATGTCGCAGAACACGGCGTCGGCGGCGTCCTCCGCCAGATAGGGGTCGGTCGCGAACACCACCGCCACGGGATCGCCGACATAGCGCACATAATCGCGCGCCAGCGCCCATTGACGGTAGGGGCCGAGCCCCTGGATGCGCGTCATGCGGAAGTCGATCTGCGGCAGGTCGGCGATGTCCTCGGCGGTCCAGATGGCGACCACGCCCTCCATTGCCCGCGCCATCACCGTATCAATGGCGATGAGGCGCCCGAAGGCCACGGGCGCGCGCACCACCCGCATATGGAGCTGACCGGGCGCGTTGAAATCGGCGGCGAAGCGCCCTTCGCCGCGCAGCAGCGGCCGGTCTTCGAGCCGGGGGATCGGTTGGCCGATCATGTCACACCGTGGCCGGCGTGGGGGCGGTGCGCATCTGGTTGGCGGCGGCGCGCACGGCCTTGATGATGTTCTGGTAGCCGGTGCAGCGGCAGAGATTGGAGGAGAGCACGTCCCGCATCTCCTCATCGTCCATGTCCGGCTTCTCGGCCAGCGCGCCGGCGGCCAGCATGAGGAAGCCGGGCGTGCAGAAGCCGCATTGCAGGCCGTGATGTTCCCAGAACGCCTGTTGCAGCGGATGCAGCGTGTCGCCATCGGCGAGACCCTCGACGGTGCGGATCTCGACGCCCGTCGCCTGCACGGCGAACATCAGGCAGGCGCGGACCGGCTTGCCATCCACCAGCACGGTGCAGGCCCCGCACACGCCGTGCTCGCAGCCCAGATGCGTGCCGGTGAGGCCGCAGTTGTCGCGCAGCACATCGGCGAGGCTGCGCCGGGCCTCGGCGTTGATGCGGAAGCTCCGTCCATTGACGCGCAGTTCATAGGCGAGCGTGTCGGCGAGGGCGGGCGATGTGGCGTCAAGCATGGACGGCTCCGCTCAGTGCTGGGGCAGGGGCAGCCTCGCGGCTCTGCGCGGCGCGGATGAGCGCGCGCAGCCGCTGAGGGGTCTGCGGCATTTCGTTGATCGCGATGTCGAAGGGGGAAAGCGCATCGGCGACGGCGTTCAGCACCGCCGCCGGGGCGCCGATGGTGCCGCCCTCGCCAACGCCCTTGGCGCCGGTCACGGTCTGCGGCGACAGCGTCACCATATGGACGATCTCGATGTCGGGAATCTCCAGCGCGGTGGGCGGGAGATAGTCGGCGAGCGAGGCGGTGAGGATGTTGCCGTCCTCGTCATAGATCACCTCCTCGAACAGCGCGTTGCCGATGCCCTGAGCGACGCCACCGGCAATCTGGCCGTCGACGATCATCGGATTGACCAGCACGCCGGCATCCTCGACCACGACAAAGCGCAGGATCTTTACCCCGCCGGTCGCGATATCGACCTCCACCTCGGCGATGTGGCAGGCATTGGAGAAGGTGCCGGAGGGATCATAGAAGCCGGTGCCCTTCAGCCCGCCCTTCAGGCCGAAACGGGGGCTCTGGTGATAGGCGGCGCGGGCGATCTCGCTCATCGGCAGCACCGTGTTGGTGCCGGCGGCGCGGGCGTGATTGTCGGCGAGCACGACGTCCCCGGCCTCGCACGCTAGCAGCGTTGCCGCGACGCTGCGCAGCTGCGTGGCCAGATCCTCGCCCGCGAGCTTCACCGCGCCGCCGGCGATCACGATGGAGCGGCTGGCGAAGGTGCCCCAGCCATAGGGCGTCGCGTCGGTGTCGCCGGCGATCACGCGCACCCGGTCGGGGCTGAGCCCGAGCGTGTCGGCGACGAGCTGGGCGAGGCTGGTCTTCAGCCCCTGGCCATGCGGCGAGGCGCCGATCCGCACCTCGACATAGCCGGAGGGGTCCATCGCCATGTCGGCGCTTTCAAAGCCGGGAACGATGCCCATGGCGCGGCCGGCGAAGACCGGCGTGCCGTAGCCGGTGCGCTCGGAGAACACGGCGACGCCGAGGCCGAGATGGCGCCCCTGCGCCCGTGCCTGCGCCTGACGCGCGCGGAAGGCGGGCAGGTCGACATGGGCGACCGCCGCCTCCATCGCCTCCAGATAGGACGCCTCGTCATAGACGACGCCGGTCGGCGAGCGGTGCGGAAAACGGGTAATCAGGTTGCGGCGGCGGATCTCGACCGGATCGAGGCCGATGCGCTTGGCCGCCACCTCCATCAGCCGCTCCATGGTGAAGGTCAGCATGGGGCGGGCGACGCCGCGGAACGGCGCCATCATGCAGGTATTGGTGGTGACGCCGCGCGAGCGGGCGCTGTACTCGGCGAAGTCATAGGGGCCGGGCAGCTCGCCGAACGCCATCAGCGGCTCGACGCCGCAGGTCACCGGGTAGCAGGAATAGGCGCCGACATTGGAGCGCAGATCCGCCTCCAGCGCGATCAGCCGGCCCTCGTCGGTAAAGGCGCCGCGCACGGTGAAGGCCTGGTCCCGGCTGTGCGCGGCGGCCATGAGGTTCTCGCGGCGATCCTCGATCCACGCCACCTTGCGGCGCAGGCGGCGGGCGAGCCAGACCAGCACGATATATTCGGGAAACAGCGACATCTTCTGCCCGAAGCCGCCGCCGACATCCGGCGCGACGACGCGCAGGTCGCATTCGCGCATGCCCAGCGCGTCGGCGATGCCGGTGCGCAGCATGTGCGGCATCTGCACCGAGGCATGGAGCGTCACGCGCCCGCTCGCCGGATCGTAATCGGCGACGCCGCCGCGCGTCTCCAGCGGCATCGCCGACTGCCGGCGCGAGCGCAGATTGAGCTCGACCACATGGGCCGCCGCCGCCATCGCCGCATCGAAACCGGGGGTCTTGAGGCGCCCTTCCACCAGCACATTCGCCGGCGCCTCCGGGTGCACGACGGGCGCGCCGGGGGCGA carries:
- a CDS encoding cupin domain-containing protein encodes the protein MAIRVFHRDHPSLRLPLISKDARFVVWPGVGAWNANMNYVRLEPGEANVPHVHVASEDTIFILEGQGTICDYTNDTEIPFHAGCIVHVPVGLRHAVKADRGVGIVSVGGPAPADVALLKAVNALPADAEPGR
- a CDS encoding helix-turn-helix domain-containing protein; the protein is MDADAGPVGVEDVAETTASTLASIGNRIREVRLARGITLQALAQMSGVSPSMLSLVERGRASPSIGSLIVIANALQITMADLMAADEPKQDRVVVHSADAPIVETAKHVVRRLLRQDRDRGISVALNEYEPHTGSAERPISHEGFEYGFILEGELTVEVDGVGHKVVAGDLIAYSSRRLHKIWNHGTRKVRTLWFNLERD
- a CDS encoding xanthine dehydrogenase family protein molybdopterin-binding subunit, whose product is MIGQPIPRLEDRPLLRGEGRFAADFNAPGQLHMRVVRAPVAFGRLIAIDTVMARAMEGVVAIWTAEDIADLPQIDFRMTRIQGLGPYRQWALARDYVRYVGDPVAVVFATDPYLAEDAADAVFCDIEELDAHLDPLAPPVPVLPQTQPELLSEPAVIRKSYGDLDAAFAAAARVIELSVKVGRHSGVPMETRGALAVYDEDSDLLTMYGAAKVPHYNRDAIARMLQRDPARVRLSEGHVGGGFGIRGELYPEDVLVCAAALRLRRPVKWIEDRREHLLCANHSRDQSYRLRAAVDGRGFILGLDAEFFTDQGAYVRTHGGTVTDLAAGLLPGPYVIPAYRVAGHIRLTNKTPSGTYRAPGRYESTFARERLIDRIAAELALDPVEVRRVNLVPEAAMPFDRGIEALGTKVVLDSGKYHDLLDRLLAAVDYDRLKARIAARRAAGEAVGLGLGFFVEKSGLGPKDLARIHVTGDGRVEIVTGVASVGQGVETVLAQIAGAVLGCAPGDVTVIHGQTDRIEYGLGAFASRVTVMTGSAVHIAAHQLRERALDAAAGLLQAPRETLVFAAGMIRAPNGASATLAAIAAHLDAQGHSLEGEGEYASSHMNYPYGVHFAQVRIDRATAGVTIERYVVAYDVGRAINPMLIEGQIVGAAAQGIGGALLEEFVYDPYGQPLATSFADYLMPTCQEVPAVEMLLREDAPSPLNPLGVKGAGEGGITAVGAAIASAIDDALGRPGAVDRLPVSPSRLHALLRAAGAAGHD
- a CDS encoding (2Fe-2S)-binding protein translates to MLDATSPALADTLAYELRVNGRSFRINAEARRSLADVLRDNCGLTGTHLGCEHGVCGACTVLVDGKPVRACLMFAVQATGVEIRTVEGLADGDTLHPLQQAFWEHHGLQCGFCTPGFLMLAAGALAEKPDMDDEEMRDVLSSNLCRCTGYQNIIKAVRAAANQMRTAPTPATV
- a CDS encoding xanthine dehydrogenase family protein molybdopterin-binding subunit, giving the protein MSWVGRSLPRTEDPSLLRGLGRYVADFAQGALSVTFIRSPVAAGAVSAIEVPEGLGADHAVFTGRDLADVLPICPVLNRPDYVAVGQPVLPVDRVLFTGQAVAVAVAPSPAEAEDLADQVFIDIEPTEPVIDVDAALAPGAPVVHPEAPANVLVEGRLKTPGFDAAMAAAAHVVELNLRSRRQSAMPLETRGGVADYDPASGRVTLHASVQMPHMLRTGIADALGMRECDLRVVAPDVGGGFGQKMSLFPEYIVLVWLARRLRRKVAWIEDRRENLMAAAHSRDQAFTVRGAFTDEGRLIALEADLRSNVGAYSCYPVTCGVEPLMAFGELPGPYDFAEYSARSRGVTTNTCMMAPFRGVARPMLTFTMERLMEVAAKRIGLDPVEIRRRNLITRFPHRSPTGVVYDEASYLEAMEAAVAHVDLPAFRARQAQARAQGRHLGLGVAVFSERTGYGTPVFAGRAMGIVPGFESADMAMDPSGYVEVRIGASPHGQGLKTSLAQLVADTLGLSPDRVRVIAGDTDATPYGWGTFASRSIVIAGGAVKLAGEDLATQLRSVAATLLACEAGDVVLADNHARAAGTNTVLPMSEIARAAYHQSPRFGLKGGLKGTGFYDPSGTFSNACHIAEVEVDIATGGVKILRFVVVEDAGVLVNPMIVDGQIAGGVAQGIGNALFEEVIYDEDGNILTASLADYLPPTALEIPDIEIVHMVTLSPQTVTGAKGVGEGGTIGAPAAVLNAVADALSPFDIAINEMPQTPQRLRALIRAAQSREAAPAPALSGAVHA